From a region of the Dunckerocampus dactyliophorus isolate RoL2022-P2 chromosome 20, RoL_Ddac_1.1, whole genome shotgun sequence genome:
- the LOC129173193 gene encoding uncharacterized protein LOC129173193: MRMYWKDIKIRWHFTGVPRRARHRQDGWGPRTWWCRLFGQAPPCSWCHGGPLLGNNPRNDLERVQDHVSCPAGQACLMANITSDCNIYVCYTCLAQTLHVRMAQATQRTVVSWTIKFPNLPTCHRRRREWYDTLLGGTGTVLGVSNTIDGEVTRTVLSTTGQYTSRALHQVGEWLPNGIGTQLSNVNLWMHQYNWQLTMFNETYRSLMNLTQIANWTACNMQMLHAHIQKERFITGVYTGNYHQWRNTWNISQKLWLQLFPEQTVCNSTQCKGYWYQYNVTQVKTVCRYEVLPVISIHGYHYLHVSGEWFEAATNTTYDTDLCDKTDQGMVCTLQMGHANPCLSDSQVTLCDWSVETPRDMLWQVGPHYLCVATMRQHPQLPSAPFVGCLNDVHLWHWNNQTYYLTNYSQESRLSAVQWEVLRHPWTVSLDWFKCALDRSTELKDLIQRHRYNVTRLWVSTLIAGDEVKHVARLVQQSSAHHWWDILSGMSVTARKTILPPLFILAGCLIILTLCNVFTCLYVRRAERQLERIIFNQW; encoded by the coding sequence ATAAGGTGGCACTTTACTGGAGTGCCAAGGAGGGCTCGACATCGACAAGATGGCTGGGGACCGCGGACCTGGTGGTGCCGGCTCTTTGGTCAAGCGCCTCCTTGCTCTTGGTGTCATGGTGGCCCACTATTGGGGAACAACCCAAGAAACGACCTGGAACGAGTGCAGGACCACGTGAGCTGTCCGGCAGGTCAAGCATGTCTGATGGCCAACATCACCAGTGACTGTAACATCTACGTCTGTTACACATGCCTGGCACAAACTCTTCACGTCCGAATGGCCCAAGCTACTCAGAGGACTGTGGTGTCATGGACAATCAAGTTTCCAAATCTCCCAACATGTCATCGACGACGTCGAGAGTGGTATGACACGCTGCTTGGAGGGACTGGAACGGTGTTGGGGGTGTCCAACACCATCGACGGGGAGGTCACGCGTACAGTGCTGTCGACCACTGGACAGTATACATCACGGGCGTTACACCAAGTTGGGGAGTGGTTACCTAACGGGATAGGTACACAATTGAGTAATGTCAATTTATGGATGCATCAGTACAATTGGCAATTGACTATGTTTAACGAAACTTATCGCTCCTTAATGAATCTGACCCAAATTGCCAATTGGACTGCTTGtaatatgcaaatgttacatGCACACATTCAGAAGGAAAGGTTTATAACTGGAGTTTATACAGGGAATTATCATCAGTGGAGAAATACTTggaatattagtcaaaaactatgGCTCCAACTATTTCCGGAACAAACTGTTTGCAATAGCACCCAATGCAAAGGTTATTGGTATCAATACAATGTAACTCAAGTGAAAACTGTATGCCGATATGAAGTACTTCCGGTAATATCAATACATGGATATCATTATCTGCATGTGAGTGGAGAGTGGTTTGAAGCCGCAACAAATACGACTTATGACACTGATTTATGTGATAAAACTGATCAAGGGATGGTATGTACTTTACAGATGGGTCACGCTAATCCATGTTTGAGTGATAGTCAGGTAACACTATGTGATTGGAGTGTTGAGACACCACGAGACATGCTATGGCAGGTAGGGCCACATTACCTATGCGTAGCTACCATGAGACAACACCCACAGTTACCTTCAGCTCCATTCGTTGGCTGTCTTAATGATGTACACCTGTGGCATTGGAATAATCAAACGTACTATCTCACCAATTACTCCCAGGAGTCCAGATTGTCAGCGGTGCAGTGGGAGGTTTTGCGCCACCCCTGGACTGTGTCTCTGGACTGGTTCAAATGCGCATTGGACCGGTCCACAGAATTGAAGGATCTGATACAAAGACATAGGTACAATGTCACGCGGTTGTGGGTGTCCACATTAATAGCCGGGGATGAAGTGAAACATGTAGCGAGGCTAGTGCAGCAGAGTTCCGCCCATCATTGGTGGGATATTTTATCTGGAATGTCTGTAACTGCCAGGAAAACCATACTGCCACCCTTGTTTATTTTGGCAGGATGCTTAATTATATTAACCTTATGTAACGTATTCACTTGCTTGTATGTTAGACGAGCTGAAAGACAGCTTGAGAGAATAATTTTTAATCAGTGGTAG